In Dyadobacter sp. NIV53, a single window of DNA contains:
- the infC gene encoding translation initiation factor IF-3, giving the protein MALRPPSGRFRVVEEPYKINERITAKEVRLVGENIEAGVVDINTARAIAKAQNLDLVEIAPTAVPPVCKVVDYSKFKYEQKKKQKEIKAKAQKVVIKEIRFGPNTDDHDFDFKLKHAINFLKEGSKVKAYVHFVGRTIVFKERGVNLLKKFSEALTDYGKLEMEPKLEGKRMTIILAPAVAKK; this is encoded by the coding sequence ATGGCATTAAGACCCCCAAGTGGACGTTTCAGAGTTGTAGAAGAACCTTATAAAATAAATGAACGCATCACTGCAAAAGAAGTTCGTCTGGTAGGCGAAAATATTGAAGCAGGTGTTGTAGATATCAATACAGCAAGAGCAATAGCGAAAGCACAAAACCTTGATTTAGTTGAAATTGCACCAACAGCGGTTCCACCGGTTTGTAAAGTAGTAGACTATTCCAAGTTTAAATACGAGCAGAAGAAAAAGCAAAAAGAAATAAAGGCGAAGGCCCAGAAGGTTGTTATCAAAGAAATCAGGTTCGGCCCGAATACAGATGATCACGATTTCGATTTTAAATTAAAGCATGCGATTAATTTCCTTAAAGAAGGTTCGAAAGTAAAAGCGTACGTTCATTTTGTAGGACGTACTATTGTGTTTAAGGAAAGAGGAGTTAATCTTTTGAAGAAATTTTCGGAGGCTTTAACAGATTACGGCAAACTGGAAATGGAGCCAAAGCTGGAAGGTAAAAGGATGACGATTATTCTTGCACCGGCTGTTGCCAAGAAATAA
- the rpmI gene encoding 50S ribosomal protein L35, with the protein MPKMKTNSGAKKRFSLTGTGKIKRKHAFHSHILTKKSKKRKAGLVKTGLIDVSNHKQVLALLGK; encoded by the coding sequence ATGCCTAAAATGAAAACCAATTCTGGTGCCAAAAAGCGTTTTTCGCTTACAGGTACTGGAAAAATCAAACGTAAACATGCGTTTCACAGTCACATCCTGACCAAAAAATCAAAAAAGCGTAAAGCTGGTTTGGTAAAAACTGGTCTTATTGATGTGTCTAACCACAAACAAGTATTGGCCTTGCTTGGAAAATAA
- the rplT gene encoding 50S ribosomal protein L20, with amino-acid sequence MPRSVNHVASRARRKKVLKLAKGYFGRRKNVWTVAKNAVERALAYAYKGRKQKKRNFRALWIQRINAGARIHGLSYSVLMGKLSAKGVELNRKVLADLAMNHPDAFKAIVDQVK; translated from the coding sequence ATGCCACGTTCAGTAAATCATGTTGCGTCACGTGCAAGACGTAAAAAAGTATTAAAATTAGCGAAAGGCTATTTTGGCCGTCGTAAAAACGTATGGACAGTTGCCAAAAATGCAGTAGAACGTGCATTGGCTTACGCATACAAAGGCCGTAAACAGAAGAAACGTAATTTCCGTGCTTTGTGGATTCAGCGTATCAACGCAGGAGCACGTATCCACGGATTATCTTACTCAGTTCTTATGGGCAAACTTAGTGCAAAGGGTGTAGAACTCAACCGGAAAGTACTTGCCGATCTGGCAATGAATCATCCGGATGCATTTAAAGCAATTGTTGATCAGGTAAAGTAA
- a CDS encoding alkaline phosphatase family protein has translation MDSRREFIKKAAMLTGGAGLFNALPASIQKALAINPAPGSTYLDAEHVVILMQENRSFDHCYGTLRGVRGFNDPRAIKLPNKNLVWLQTNAFGETYVPFRLNIKESRATWMGSLPHSWTNQVDARNNGKYDQWLIAKQSGNKDYKKMPLTQGFYSREDIPFYYSLADSFTVCDQNFCSSLTGTTPNRLYLWSGTVRENHIRNHMPM, from the coding sequence ATGGACTCCCGTAGAGAATTTATAAAAAAGGCGGCTATGCTAACTGGCGGAGCAGGTCTTTTCAATGCCTTACCCGCTTCCATACAAAAAGCACTTGCCATAAATCCGGCACCCGGAAGCACTTATCTGGATGCTGAACATGTCGTAATTCTTATGCAGGAAAACCGCTCCTTTGACCATTGCTATGGTACATTACGGGGCGTAAGAGGTTTTAATGATCCGCGTGCGATAAAGTTGCCGAATAAAAATCTGGTTTGGCTGCAAACAAATGCATTCGGGGAAACATATGTACCTTTCCGCCTCAATATTAAAGAGTCCCGTGCAACTTGGATGGGATCTCTTCCGCATTCCTGGACCAATCAGGTGGATGCCAGAAATAACGGAAAATACGACCAGTGGCTTATTGCAAAACAATCCGGAAATAAGGATTACAAAAAAATGCCTCTTACTCAGGGATTTTACAGCCGGGAAGATATTCCATTCTATTATTCACTTGCTGATTCATTTACTGTCTGTGACCAGAATTTTTGTTCTTCACTTACCGGTACTACTCCAAACAGACTTTATTTGTGGTCCGGAACCGTAAGAGAAAACCACATCCGGAATCATATGCCAATGTAA
- a CDS encoding alkaline phosphatase family protein, with the protein MVRNRKRKPHPESYANVRNENVSDDHEASWTTFPERLEDNGVPWKIYQNELSINTGLAGEQDSWLANFTDNPIEWFSQYQIRYYTGYQKYLKSRVEKLPLEITETEKRLSALAKNDAETEKVEKILKEKQATLKISQDELIRWSPENFEKLTQREKNIHQKAFTTNVNDPDYRHLATVDYDDGDIINHAKAPQGDILHQFRADVKNEKLPTVSWLVAPENFSDHPTSPWYGAWYVSEVMDILTKNPEVWKKTIFILCYDENDGYFDHVPPFVVPNPYQKNSGLVSEGIDAKVEYVTLEHDMAKKEKKESRESPIGLGYRVPLLIASPWNRGGNVNSEVFDHTSILQFLEKFVSHKSGKQIKETNISEWRRTICGDLTSTFKPYDGKEIPLPKFVERTEFMESIFNAQFKKLPNGYKALTKKEIDEINVDSISSPVMPSQEKGTRPACPLPYELYADGSLDTAKNAFQVRLKTGNGIFGKQAAGAPFAVYAYGDKEENVKVRNYAVKPGDALTDSWDLNDFTDQNYHLALYGPNGFFREYMGNSETPKLGFEIDYQLDKAKKPTGNILLKIKYHDKNKKLNINITDNAYKAENQRKTLSTSSAEPTESVIILNLAKNFNWYDFSITIDGSENFLVRLAGHVETGKESQSDPYMGQSV; encoded by the coding sequence GTGGTCCGGAACCGTAAGAGAAAACCACATCCGGAATCATATGCCAATGTAAGAAACGAAAATGTTTCCGATGATCATGAAGCTTCCTGGACTACATTCCCCGAACGTTTGGAAGACAATGGCGTTCCCTGGAAGATTTACCAGAATGAGCTTAGCATCAATACAGGGTTAGCCGGGGAACAAGATTCATGGCTTGCAAACTTTACCGATAATCCAATTGAATGGTTTAGCCAATACCAGATCAGGTATTACACCGGCTATCAGAAATATTTAAAATCACGGGTTGAAAAACTTCCACTTGAAATAACAGAGACTGAAAAGAGATTAAGCGCATTGGCTAAAAATGATGCTGAAACGGAAAAAGTCGAAAAAATATTAAAAGAAAAACAGGCAACGCTTAAAATCAGTCAGGATGAACTGATCAGATGGAGCCCTGAAAATTTCGAAAAACTTACCCAAAGAGAAAAAAATATCCATCAAAAAGCATTTACCACCAATGTGAATGATCCGGATTACCGGCATTTGGCAACGGTCGATTATGATGATGGTGACATTATCAATCATGCAAAAGCACCGCAGGGCGATATTTTACATCAGTTCAGGGCAGATGTGAAAAATGAAAAACTGCCAACAGTATCCTGGTTGGTTGCGCCTGAGAACTTCTCCGATCATCCAACTTCTCCCTGGTATGGAGCCTGGTATGTTTCGGAGGTGATGGATATTCTTACCAAAAATCCGGAAGTCTGGAAAAAAACGATTTTCATATTGTGTTATGACGAAAATGATGGCTATTTCGACCACGTTCCTCCTTTTGTAGTTCCAAATCCATATCAGAAAAATTCCGGGTTAGTTTCAGAAGGGATTGATGCAAAAGTGGAATATGTCACACTGGAACATGACATGGCAAAAAAGGAGAAAAAAGAAAGCAGGGAAAGTCCTATCGGTTTGGGTTATCGCGTTCCTCTTCTCATTGCTTCTCCCTGGAACCGAGGTGGAAATGTTAATTCCGAAGTTTTTGACCATACGTCAATCCTGCAATTCTTGGAAAAATTTGTCAGCCATAAATCAGGTAAACAAATTAAGGAAACGAACATCAGTGAATGGCGCCGTACAATTTGCGGTGACCTGACATCCACTTTTAAGCCATACGACGGCAAGGAAATTCCATTGCCGAAATTTGTTGAAAGAACTGAGTTCATGGAAAGCATTTTTAATGCTCAGTTTAAAAAATTACCAAACGGGTACAAAGCATTGACAAAAAAGGAGATAGACGAAATTAATGTTGACTCGATATCTTCCCCCGTCATGCCATCACAGGAAAAAGGTACTCGTCCGGCTTGTCCCCTGCCCTACGAGTTATATGCTGATGGTAGTCTGGATACTGCCAAAAATGCATTTCAGGTCAGACTGAAAACCGGAAATGGCATATTTGGCAAACAAGCAGCGGGAGCTCCATTCGCTGTTTATGCTTATGGAGACAAAGAAGAGAATGTAAAAGTGAGGAATTATGCGGTAAAGCCAGGAGACGCACTTACAGATAGCTGGGATTTAAATGATTTTACTGATCAGAATTACCATCTTGCATTGTACGGTCCAAATGGATTTTTCAGGGAATACATGGGAAACAGTGAAACACCGAAATTAGGTTTTGAGATTGATTATCAGCTTGATAAAGCAAAAAAACCTACTGGTAATATTCTTTTAAAAATTAAATACCACGATAAAAATAAAAAGCTGAATATTAATATAACAGACAATGCATATAAGGCTGAAAATCAACGTAAAACATTAAGTACATCATCCGCTGAACCAACAGAATCAGTAATAATTCTCAATCTGGCAAAGAATTTTAACTGGTATGACTTTAGCATTACTATAGATGGCTCAGAAAATTTTCTGGTGCGGTTAGCGGGTCATGTTGAAACAGGAAAAGAAAGTCAAAGTGATCCTTACATGGGGCAATCAGTTTAA
- the dnaK gene encoding molecular chaperone DnaK: MGKIIGIDLGTTNSCVAVMEGNEPVVIANSEGARTTPSVVAFMDNGERKIGAPAKRQAITNPKHTVSSIKRFMGKKYDEVSSEMKTIAYSVEKGPNNTPRIPIGDRLYTPQEVSAFILQKMRQTAEDYLGQEVTEAVITVPAYFNDAERQATKEAGQIAGLDVKRIINEPTAAALAYGLDKQHIDMKIAVFDLGGGTFDISILELGDGVFEVKSTDGDTHLGGDDFDQVIINWLADEFKTDEGVDLRRDAMALQRLKEAAEKAKVELSSSSQTEINLPYIFPVDGIPKHLVRTLTKAKFEQLADTLFQRMMEPCKRAMKNAGYSNSDISEIILVGGSTRIPRVQEEVEKFFGKKPSKGVNPDEAVAVGAAIQGGVLTGEVKDVLLLDVIPLSLGIETLGGVSTKLIEANTTIPSKKTETFSTAADNQPSVEIHILQGERPLANQNRTLGRFHLSDIPPAQRGTPQIEVTFDVDANGILHVSARDKGTGKEQKIRIEASSGLTDAEINRMREEAKANEASDKAEREKIEKINTADSLIFSTEKQLKEFGDKLSAGNKSTIEGALAELKTAHQSQDLSGIDTAMEKLNTAWQAASQEMYAQGGDGQPGATGANPQGEATAQEGAEDVTDVNFEEVK, from the coding sequence ATGGGAAAAATTATTGGCATAGACTTAGGAACTACGAACTCTTGCGTAGCTGTAATGGAAGGTAACGAACCGGTCGTGATAGCAAATAGCGAAGGCGCTCGTACAACCCCGTCCGTAGTTGCCTTTATGGATAACGGCGAACGTAAAATAGGTGCGCCTGCAAAACGTCAGGCAATCACCAATCCCAAGCACACGGTAAGTTCGATCAAACGTTTCATGGGTAAAAAATATGATGAGGTATCCAGTGAAATGAAAACCATTGCTTACAGCGTCGAAAAAGGCCCTAATAATACTCCACGTATACCTATTGGAGATCGTTTATATACTCCGCAAGAAGTTTCGGCATTCATTTTGCAAAAAATGAGACAAACTGCTGAAGATTATTTAGGACAGGAAGTAACAGAAGCGGTTATTACAGTTCCGGCTTATTTCAATGATGCTGAACGTCAGGCTACTAAAGAAGCCGGTCAGATCGCAGGTCTGGATGTGAAACGTATTATTAACGAACCTACCGCTGCAGCCCTTGCTTATGGTCTTGACAAGCAACATATCGATATGAAAATCGCTGTGTTTGACTTAGGTGGCGGTACTTTCGATATTTCAATCCTTGAATTAGGTGATGGTGTTTTTGAAGTAAAATCTACTGACGGTGATACACATCTTGGTGGTGATGACTTTGACCAGGTTATTATAAACTGGCTTGCAGACGAATTTAAAACAGACGAAGGCGTTGATCTTAGAAGAGATGCAATGGCTTTGCAACGTTTGAAAGAGGCAGCAGAAAAAGCAAAAGTTGAACTTTCAAGTTCTTCTCAGACTGAGATTAACTTACCATATATATTCCCTGTTGATGGTATTCCAAAGCACCTTGTTCGTACGCTTACCAAAGCCAAATTTGAACAACTAGCTGATACTTTGTTCCAGAGAATGATGGAACCTTGCAAAAGAGCTATGAAAAATGCAGGTTATTCCAATAGTGATATCAGCGAAATTATCCTTGTTGGAGGATCTACGCGTATTCCACGTGTTCAGGAAGAAGTTGAAAAATTCTTTGGCAAAAAACCTTCAAAAGGTGTCAATCCGGACGAAGCGGTTGCGGTTGGAGCAGCTATTCAGGGTGGTGTATTAACAGGCGAAGTAAAAGACGTTCTTTTGCTAGATGTTATTCCTCTTTCATTGGGTATTGAGACGCTTGGTGGTGTATCTACCAAACTGATCGAAGCAAATACAACAATTCCTTCGAAAAAAACTGAAACATTCTCAACAGCTGCTGATAATCAGCCATCGGTTGAAATCCATATTTTGCAGGGAGAACGTCCGTTGGCAAATCAGAACCGTACATTAGGCCGTTTCCATTTGTCAGATATTCCACCGGCACAACGTGGTACTCCTCAGATCGAAGTAACTTTTGATGTAGATGCCAATGGAATCCTGCACGTGTCTGCAAGGGATAAAGGAACTGGTAAGGAGCAAAAAATACGTATCGAGGCATCAAGCGGTTTAACTGATGCTGAAATTAACCGTATGCGTGAAGAAGCTAAGGCCAACGAAGCTTCAGATAAAGCAGAACGTGAAAAAATAGAAAAGATCAACACTGCGGACAGCCTTATTTTCTCAACTGAGAAACAACTGAAAGAATTTGGTGATAAACTGTCAGCTGGTAATAAGTCAACTATTGAAGGTGCATTAGCCGAATTGAAAACTGCTCATCAGAGCCAGGATTTGTCAGGCATTGATACTGCAATGGAAAAATTAAATACCGCGTGGCAGGCAGCTTCCCAGGAGATGTATGCCCAGGGAGGTGATGGCCAGCCGGGTGCAACAGGTGCAAACCCACAAGGTGAAGCAACTGCACAGGAAGGCGCAGAAGATGTAACTGATGTTAACTTCGAAGAGGTTAAGTAG
- a CDS encoding SDR family oxidoreductase — protein sequence MIDAQQKLQGQVAIVTGSSSGIGKSCAIYLASLGAKVVVNYASNLEEGQKVVKEITESGGTAILVKADVSHEEEVKAMFNQTISTFGKLDILVSNAGLQQDSSFLEMTLEKWQKVIDVNLTGQFLCCREAARQFVAQEKAKTEPDHSELSIGKIVLMSSVHDIIPWAGHVNYAASKGGVMMFMKSISQELAPHKIRVNSVSPGAIKTTINKEVWSDPEKYKGLLQLIPYKRIGTPLDVAKAVAFLVSDDSDYVNGETLYIDGGMTLYPEFADNG from the coding sequence ATGATTGATGCCCAGCAAAAGTTACAAGGCCAGGTTGCAATTGTTACAGGATCGAGCTCAGGAATTGGCAAGTCCTGTGCAATTTACTTAGCAAGTTTAGGTGCAAAAGTTGTTGTTAATTATGCATCAAATCTGGAAGAAGGCCAGAAGGTTGTTAAAGAAATAACGGAAAGCGGCGGTACAGCCATTCTGGTAAAAGCCGATGTGAGCCATGAAGAAGAGGTAAAGGCAATGTTCAATCAGACAATCAGTACTTTCGGTAAATTGGATATTCTGGTAAGCAACGCAGGTTTGCAGCAGGATTCTTCCTTTCTTGAAATGACGCTGGAAAAATGGCAAAAAGTGATCGATGTTAATCTTACCGGACAGTTTTTATGTTGCCGTGAAGCTGCCAGACAGTTTGTAGCACAGGAAAAAGCAAAAACTGAACCTGATCATAGCGAGTTGTCAATCGGTAAAATTGTCTTAATGAGTTCTGTACATGATATTATTCCTTGGGCTGGCCATGTTAATTATGCAGCTTCCAAGGGTGGTGTTATGATGTTTATGAAATCCATATCACAGGAATTGGCACCTCATAAAATACGGGTCAATTCTGTAAGTCCGGGAGCTATCAAGACGACTATTAACAAGGAGGTATGGTCTGATCCTGAAAAGTATAAAGGATTACTTCAGCTTATACCTTATAAACGGATCGGTACTCCACTGGATGTTGCGAAAGCTGTTGCATTTCTTGTGTCGGATGACTCGGATTATGTAAATGGCGAGACATTATATATTGATGGAGGAATGACCCTTTATCCGGAATTTGCGGATAATGGCTGA
- a CDS encoding alpha/beta hydrolase-fold protein: MKNSACLFLLMLTLFITSSRAQTTYFFDKGLGTGPLHQYGREALYKDDLAFKLYSGQLISPKEGSVVKNDEKGNTVKWNLIKADSTHRFRGDGFSNGYVYLTYESKKEQVVLLNITGNDMVYVNGVPRGGDVYRYGWMNLPVKLKKGKNEFYVRVARFGRFGGITAKLVFPEKPVLLNTEDLTMPNAVAELKNDSLWVGLVIINTSSQPLTGLTVVSNVSDKSATTAIPNIPALSTRKVGILVNGNNALSPGKYPVSVVLNQKGKSIDTKTIELETTAAEKQYSRTFVSEIDGSVQYYAVSPNIGKKSDVAPALFFSVHGAEVQAISQARAYKPKDWGVVVAPTNRRPRGFNWEDWGRLDALEVLAITKKQYSPDPSRIYLTGHSMGGHGTWFLGATYPEKWAAIAPSAGYPTLSSYGSHDGVIPDSAGSPLEEILLRASNTSNVLALSQNYKGLGVYIAHGDADRTVSVEYARQMKKLLSGFHNDFSYYEHIGGGHWYGDISVDWPPIFNFFSWHSIKKDTASYHIDFTTANPGVSGKMKWVTIQQQISPLKFSRVILDMDKAEKKISGTSDNIATFSLALSAFEKGSTVKIQLDSLPLINYEVKKKDEIVFLRKTDKWEISAEIKVTEKNIDRNGTFKDPFRNRMVFVYATNGSELENSWAINKARYDSETWYYRGNGAVDLVSDKNFNTAEYKDRGVILYGNATNNLAWGKLLSKCPVQVSAGKIIAGSKEFTGDDLAAYFVWPREDSKIASIAVISGTGKIGMQAANANQYFAGGSGFPDLMIFSAAMLQNGFKGVKMAGFFGNDWSIEKGEFVFGMEGKTGINE, translated from the coding sequence ATGAAAAATTCTGCGTGCCTGTTTTTATTAATGCTAACCTTATTTATTACATCTTCCCGTGCTCAGACAACTTATTTCTTCGATAAGGGATTAGGCACGGGTCCTCTGCACCAATATGGCAGAGAAGCGCTTTATAAGGATGATCTGGCATTTAAGTTATATTCAGGTCAGTTAATTTCTCCTAAAGAAGGAAGTGTTGTTAAAAATGATGAAAAAGGTAATACTGTAAAATGGAATTTAATCAAAGCTGATTCTACGCATCGTTTCAGGGGAGATGGCTTTTCTAATGGCTATGTTTATCTGACCTATGAATCGAAAAAAGAGCAGGTTGTTTTACTCAATATTACCGGAAACGACATGGTTTATGTCAATGGTGTTCCGCGGGGAGGCGATGTCTACCGATATGGCTGGATGAATTTACCTGTTAAACTGAAAAAGGGTAAAAATGAATTTTATGTACGTGTTGCGCGCTTTGGCAGGTTTGGAGGTATTACAGCAAAATTGGTTTTTCCGGAAAAGCCAGTTTTGCTGAATACGGAAGATCTGACGATGCCGAATGCAGTGGCTGAGCTTAAAAACGATTCGCTATGGGTAGGGTTGGTTATAATAAATACTTCTTCACAACCATTGACCGGATTGACTGTTGTTTCTAATGTTTCCGATAAATCTGCTACAACTGCAATTCCGAATATTCCAGCATTGAGCACGCGAAAAGTTGGTATATTGGTAAATGGAAACAATGCTTTATCACCAGGTAAATATCCAGTCTCAGTAGTTCTTAACCAAAAAGGTAAGAGTATTGATACAAAAACGATCGAACTGGAAACCACAGCAGCTGAAAAACAATACAGCCGTACCTTTGTGAGCGAAATAGATGGCAGCGTGCAATATTATGCGGTTTCGCCAAACATTGGTAAAAAATCTGATGTTGCTCCTGCTTTGTTTTTTTCCGTTCATGGCGCTGAGGTGCAGGCTATTAGTCAGGCTAGAGCTTATAAACCGAAAGACTGGGGAGTAGTAGTTGCTCCTACAAACCGTCGTCCCCGAGGATTTAATTGGGAAGACTGGGGACGGCTTGATGCTTTGGAAGTGCTGGCCATTACTAAAAAACAATATTCACCTGATCCTTCCCGTATATATCTTACAGGTCATTCTATGGGTGGCCATGGAACCTGGTTTCTGGGCGCAACTTATCCGGAAAAATGGGCTGCAATCGCTCCGTCAGCTGGTTATCCTACTTTGTCTTCTTACGGTTCTCACGATGGTGTCATTCCTGATAGTGCGGGATCTCCCCTTGAGGAAATATTACTGCGTGCAAGTAATACAAGTAATGTTCTGGCTTTATCACAAAACTATAAAGGGCTGGGTGTTTATATTGCTCATGGCGATGCTGACAGAACTGTAAGTGTTGAATATGCCCGTCAGATGAAAAAATTGCTTTCCGGCTTTCACAACGATTTTAGTTATTATGAGCATATTGGTGGTGGACACTGGTACGGAGATATCAGTGTTGACTGGCCTCCGATCTTTAATTTTTTTAGCTGGCATTCTATTAAAAAGGATACTGCTTCCTACCATATTGATTTTACAACAGCTAATCCTGGCGTGTCCGGAAAAATGAAATGGGTGACTATTCAGCAACAAATATCACCGCTTAAATTCAGCAGGGTAATTTTGGATATGGATAAAGCTGAAAAGAAAATATCCGGGACTTCTGATAATATTGCTACATTTTCACTTGCGTTATCTGCTTTTGAAAAAGGAAGTACTGTTAAAATACAACTTGATAGCCTGCCACTTATCAATTACGAAGTAAAAAAGAAGGATGAAATTGTATTTCTTCGTAAAACTGATAAATGGGAAATTTCAGCTGAAATAAAAGTTACAGAAAAAAATATTGACAGAAATGGCACATTCAAAGACCCTTTCCGTAACCGGATGGTATTTGTATATGCAACTAACGGATCTGAGTTGGAAAACAGTTGGGCTATTAATAAGGCACGATACGATTCAGAAACCTGGTATTACAGAGGTAATGGTGCAGTTGATCTCGTATCGGATAAGAATTTCAACACAGCTGAGTATAAAGACCGGGGTGTAATTTTATACGGAAATGCAACTAACAATCTGGCGTGGGGTAAATTATTGTCTAAATGTCCGGTTCAGGTATCGGCTGGAAAAATCATAGCTGGTTCGAAAGAATTCACGGGAGATGATCTTGCTGCTTATTTCGTATGGCCAAGAGAAGACAGCAAAATTGCTTCAATCGCAGTGATCAGCGGAACAGGAAAAATAGGCATGCAGGCTGCAAATGCTAATCAGTATTTTGCAGGTGGAAGTGGTTTTCCCGATCTGATGATCTTTTCGGCAGCTATGTTACAAAATGGTTTTAAAGGCGTAAAGATGGCTGGCTTTTTTGGAAATGACTGGTCCATTGAAAAAGGTGAATTTGTCTTCGGTATGGAAGGTAAAACCGGGATAAACGAATAG